In the genome of Acidovorax sp. 69, the window AAAAATCAACATCGTCAGCGACACCCACAGGCCCGGATTCACACTCACTTCGACAATGCGCACCTGCTGGTTGTCGAGGTCCTGCCCCAGCCATTCAGTGGTGGTGACCAGGGGGGCCAGCAAGGCCCCGCAGAACAACGCGATGCTGCATGCATGCCACAGAAACGCGCACCCAGTGGCTCCAAGCAGGCTGTAGAGATAGGTTGCTTGGACTTGTCATTGGCGTCCTTTCGATGTCTTTAAAGCGCCTGCCCAGCGCAGCTGGTGAAAGGAATTTGGGGCCCGACGCCAATCAGCCCAGCCAACCAGTTCAGCAATGAATATGCATTTTGCGTACTTGCACCAAGCGCGCTCCAGACGGCCGGCGGATGCTGCCTATAATCCACAGCGTCGCGGGTGTAGTTCAATGGTAGAACGGCAGCTTCCCAAGCTTCATACGAGGGTTCGATTCCCTTCACCCGCTCCAAATACAGAACCTGCCTTGCAAAAATGTCTGGCAGGTTTTTTTATGGCACTCGCCGGGGCCACTCAGCCTTTGAGCTGTGGGGCGGCCGTTGCGGAAAGCCTGGCTGTGCTAGACAGCTGGGCGGCATATGCCGGAGAAGTTGCAGCATCCTGCCCCAGGTTGAAGCGTGCGATTGCCGTCACCATCTGCTCTGCCTGCACCTGCAAGCTGCTGGCTGCGGCAGCCATTTCCTCCACCAGGGCAGCATTTTGCTGCGTGGTCTGATCCAACTGGGTAACCGCCTCGCCCACCTGGCCCACGCCGGCGGTTTGCTCATTGCTGGCGGCGCTGATCTCCGAGACCATGTCTGCCACGCGCTGGATGGAGCTGACCACCTCCTGCATCGTACTGCCCGCCTGATCGGCAAGCACCGAGCCCTGCTGCACCATAGCGCTGCTCGCCCCTATCAGCTCCTTGATGGCCTTGGCTTCTGCGGCCGTGCGCTGAGCCAGGTTGCGCACTTCGGCGGCTACCACCGCAAAACCGCGGCCTTGCTCACCCGCGCGGGCCGCCTCAACTGCAGCGTTGAGCGCCAGGATGTTGGTCTGAAAAGCAATACCGTCAATCACACCAATGATGTCGGCAATCTTCTGGCTGCTGCTATTGATCTCCTGCATGGTGTGGACTACTTTGGACACCACCTCGCCACCCTGCTGCGCGACGCGGCTGGCCCCGACTGCGAGCTGGTTGGCTTGGCCGGCACTGCCCGCGTTATGGCGGATGGTGGCGCCCAGTTGCTCCATGCTGGCCGCCGTTTGCTCCAAAGCACTGGCCTGACTTTCGGTGCGGCCCGACAAGTCCTGGTTGCCTTGCGCGATCTCCGTGCTGGCGGCCGACACGCTATCAGCACTGGCGCGAACCGTGCTCAGGCTTTCGACCAGGCGAACCCGAAAACCCTCCATGGCCTGGGCCAAGGCTCCAATTTCGTCGCTGGAGCGGATCGACACGGTGTGGCTCAGATCACCCTGTGCCAGGTAGCCAAGGGCCGTGCTCAGCTGCTGTACCGGTGCGCCCACCAATCGACGTGTGGCCGCCACCAGCACCACGGTAAGCAGTACCAGTGCCACCGCCACACCCAACCAGAGCCAAGTGAGCACACTGCGCGCTTCGCTCATCATTTCCCCCAAAGGGGCCTCGGCAACAATGGCCCAATTCCAGGGTTTGTAGTGCTGCACGGCCACATAACGCGTGGCAGTGTCGCCTTCGCCACTGCGTCGCGGCGACCAGCCCGACTCCAGATCGCCAGACTGCCCAACCGCAGCCAACGAAGCCAGCCAGGCCTTGGCGTTGTCGTCCTTGTCATCCACCTTCAGGGATTTACCAACACCCGGCAGCCCGAAAACACTGCCCCGCGCGGGGCCCGATGAGAGATTGACGGCATAGACCGCACCTGTGGTGAACAGCTTCTGTCCCGCCATCACGGTGTCTAGCTTGCCCAAAATAGCCCCCATGTCAGAGCCAATGAACAAGATTCCGATGGTGCGATTGCCGTCGCGAATGGGCTCGTACACGGTCATGTACTCGCGGCCAAACAGGCTGGCACGGCCGA includes:
- a CDS encoding Cache 3/Cache 2 fusion domain-containing protein, with translation MTPSKNQHSVAFKLSFTALVSLLVVLLVTMGSVSGLLWKDFGRLARGDAMQYAAQVSTLVQTFDETAQDQAKRDFTLFKANFPGQFTVAEAPGADGKPEALLSFQGAAVNGDFEVVDRFSKDSVGAVATIFARTGDDFIRVTTSLKKQDGERAYKTLLDRKHPAYALMNEGKTYIGRASLFGREYMTVYEPIRDGNRTIGILFIGSDMGAILGKLDTVMAGQKLFTTGAVYAVNLSSGPARGSVFGLPGVGKSLKVDDKDDNAKAWLASLAAVGQSGDLESGWSPRRSGEGDTATRYVAVQHYKPWNWAIVAEAPLGEMMSEARSVLTWLWLGVAVALVLLTVVLVAATRRLVGAPVQQLSTALGYLAQGDLSHTVSIRSSDEIGALAQAMEGFRVRLVESLSTVRASADSVSAASTEIAQGNQDLSGRTESQASALEQTAASMEQLGATIRHNAGSAGQANQLAVGASRVAQQGGEVVSKVVHTMQEINSSSQKIADIIGVIDGIAFQTNILALNAAVEAARAGEQGRGFAVVAAEVRNLAQRTAAEAKAIKELIGASSAMVQQGSVLADQAGSTMQEVVSSIQRVADMVSEISAASNEQTAGVGQVGEAVTQLDQTTQQNAALVEEMAAAASSLQVQAEQMVTAIARFNLGQDAATSPAYAAQLSSTARLSATAAPQLKG